The Streptomyces seoulensis genome contains a region encoding:
- a CDS encoding DedA family protein gives MNAVNPTDSASLLAAFGALGVLAVTFAESGLLVVGFFLPGDTLLFPAGVLCAAQQGGQPPRLVLWQVMLCAAVGSVAGAQVGFLIGRHGGRALLTRTSSHRVKEGAARAERLLARYGYRKALVIGRFVPMLRSVLHPAAGALGVPVRTFTLWQTIAGILWSQSLVLAGWALGSSVDHVDDYLLPLIAVVVAVSLLPLLVEAVRSRRGKDRDGQGDTGD, from the coding sequence GTGAACGCCGTCAACCCTACGGACAGCGCGTCGCTGCTGGCCGCCTTCGGCGCCCTGGGCGTGCTGGCGGTGACCTTCGCCGAGTCGGGGCTGCTGGTCGTCGGCTTCTTCCTGCCGGGGGACACGCTGCTGTTCCCGGCCGGGGTGCTCTGCGCGGCCCAGCAGGGCGGGCAGCCGCCCCGGCTGGTGCTGTGGCAGGTGATGCTGTGCGCGGCCGTGGGCTCGGTGGCGGGCGCCCAGGTGGGATTCCTCATCGGGCGGCACGGGGGCCGCGCGCTGCTCACCCGCACCTCCAGCCACCGGGTGAAGGAGGGCGCGGCGCGGGCGGAACGGCTGCTGGCCCGGTACGGGTACCGCAAGGCGCTGGTGATCGGCCGGTTCGTGCCGATGCTGCGGTCCGTGCTGCATCCGGCCGCCGGGGCGCTGGGCGTGCCGGTGCGGACCTTCACCCTCTGGCAGACGATCGCCGGGATCCTGTGGTCCCAGAGCCTGGTGCTGGCGGGCTGGGCGCTGGGCTCGTCGGTCGACCACGTGGACGACTACCTGCTGCCGCTGATCGCGGTGGTCGTCGCGGTCTCCCTGCTGCCGCTGCTGGTGGAGGCGGTCCGGTCCCGGCGAGGCAAGGACCGGGACGGCCAGGGCGACACCGGCGACTAG
- a CDS encoding hydrogenase expression protein HypE → MTSESHTTAARERIERSEEHEGIDEITILWISEGMSCDGDTVSLTAAMQPSIEDVVLGLIPGLPKVNLVNKVLSPSLGGEDFLTPYRQAARGELDTPFILVIEGSVPNQDIIEGDGFWTSFGNDPATGQPQTINWWIDQLAPKAWAVVAAGTCATYGGIHGMAGNPTGSMGLGDYLGWDYRSTAGLPIVNVPGCPIQPENFMETLVWVLQHAAGDAPPPPLDHMLRPQWLFGKTVHEGCDRGSYYEQADFGLDYNSPKCMVKTGCWGPVVNCNVPKRGWMAGIGGCPNVGGICIGCTMPGFPDAFMPFMDEPPGGTLSSMVIKPYGAIIRRLRGVTNEMVNHEPKWRHRKNKLTSGYDPYWRP, encoded by the coding sequence ATGACCAGCGAGAGCCACACCACCGCGGCCCGTGAGCGCATCGAACGATCCGAGGAGCACGAGGGCATAGACGAGATCACCATCCTGTGGATCTCGGAGGGGATGAGCTGCGACGGCGACACCGTCTCCCTCACGGCCGCCATGCAGCCCTCCATCGAGGACGTGGTCCTCGGTCTGATCCCCGGACTGCCCAAGGTCAACCTGGTCAACAAGGTGCTGTCGCCGAGCCTGGGCGGCGAGGACTTCCTCACCCCCTACCGGCAGGCGGCGCGCGGCGAGCTGGACACCCCGTTCATCCTCGTCATCGAGGGCTCGGTGCCCAACCAGGACATCATCGAGGGCGACGGCTTCTGGACGTCGTTCGGCAACGACCCCGCGACGGGGCAGCCGCAGACGATCAACTGGTGGATCGACCAGCTCGCCCCGAAGGCGTGGGCGGTGGTCGCGGCCGGCACCTGCGCCACCTACGGCGGCATCCACGGCATGGCCGGCAACCCGACCGGCTCGATGGGCCTGGGCGACTACCTGGGCTGGGACTACAGGTCCACGGCCGGGCTGCCCATCGTCAACGTGCCCGGCTGCCCGATCCAGCCCGAGAACTTCATGGAGACCCTGGTCTGGGTGCTCCAGCACGCCGCCGGTGACGCGCCGCCGCCCCCGCTGGACCACATGCTGCGGCCGCAGTGGCTGTTCGGCAAGACCGTCCACGAGGGCTGCGACCGGGGCTCGTACTACGAGCAGGCCGACTTCGGCCTCGACTACAACTCCCCCAAGTGCATGGTGAAGACCGGCTGCTGGGGACCGGTCGTCAACTGCAACGTGCCCAAGCGCGGGTGGATGGCCGGGATCGGCGGCTGCCCGAACGTCGGCGGCATCTGCATCGGGTGCACCATGCCCGGCTTCCCGGACGCGTTCATGCCGTTCATGGACGAGCCCCCCGGCGGCACCCTGTCCTCCATGGTCATCAAGCCGTACGGCGCCATCATCCGCCGACTGCGCGGCGTGACCAACGAGATGGTCAACCACGAGCCCAAGTGGCGGCACCGGAAGAACAAGCTGACCAGCGGTTACGACCCGTACTGGCGTCCCTGA
- a CDS encoding nickel-dependent hydrogenase large subunit, with protein sequence MTTTESRPTGRKPAQIVDMSWDPVTRIIGNLGIYTKIDFANREVTECHSTSSLFRGYSVFMKGKDPRDAGFITSRICGICGDNHTTCSNYAQQMAYGIKPPPMAEHITNLGEAAEYMFDHTIYQDNLLFVDYCEAMVKATNPGVLARAERTASPRGDIHGYRTIADIMRSYNPFEGEVYKEALKISRVTREMFCLMEGRHVHPSTLYPGGVGTMPQPGIFTDYLSRLMHIIDFVKKSVAMADDIFDFFYEALPGYEEVGRRRILLGCWGAWQDPAVADYRYATMNEWGKAMYVTPGVIVDGKLVTNDLVDINLGIRIMLGSSFYDDWVNEQPFVTHDPLGNPVDMRHPWNQTTVPVPQKREFDGNYSWVMSPRWYHKETDKHLALDTGGGPLARLWSTALSGLVDTRYVSSGGGSVRIQLPKGESLPETTLEWRIPQWSNTIERGRARPYFVAYAAAMALQFLEESMELLRAGETKVFQDFEVPDEAIGCGFHEAVRGVLSHHLVIKDKKIANYHPYPPTPWNASPRDIYGTPGPYEDAVQGQPIFEENGPDDFKGVDIMRTVRSFDPCLPCGVHMYMGKGKTLNVVHSPTYGANHG encoded by the coding sequence ATGACGACCACCGAATCCCGGCCCACGGGACGCAAACCCGCCCAGATCGTGGACATGTCGTGGGACCCGGTCACCCGGATCATCGGCAACCTGGGCATCTACACGAAGATCGACTTCGCCAACCGGGAAGTGACGGAGTGCCACAGCACCTCGTCGCTGTTCCGCGGCTACTCGGTCTTCATGAAGGGCAAGGACCCGCGTGACGCGGGCTTCATCACCTCGCGCATCTGCGGTATCTGCGGGGACAACCACACCACGTGCTCCAACTACGCCCAGCAGATGGCGTACGGGATCAAGCCCCCGCCGATGGCCGAGCACATCACCAACCTCGGCGAGGCCGCCGAGTACATGTTCGACCACACGATCTACCAGGACAACCTGCTGTTCGTGGACTACTGCGAGGCGATGGTCAAGGCCACCAACCCCGGTGTCCTGGCCCGCGCCGAGCGCACCGCGTCGCCGCGCGGCGACATCCACGGCTACCGGACCATCGCCGACATCATGCGGTCGTACAACCCGTTCGAGGGCGAGGTCTACAAGGAGGCGCTGAAGATCAGCCGGGTCACCCGCGAGATGTTCTGTCTCATGGAGGGCCGCCACGTCCACCCCTCGACGCTGTATCCCGGCGGTGTCGGCACCATGCCGCAGCCCGGCATCTTCACCGACTACCTCAGCCGGCTGATGCACATCATCGACTTCGTCAAGAAGTCGGTGGCGATGGCCGACGACATCTTCGACTTCTTCTACGAGGCCCTGCCGGGCTACGAGGAGGTCGGCCGGCGCCGCATCCTGCTGGGCTGCTGGGGCGCCTGGCAGGACCCGGCCGTAGCCGACTACCGCTACGCCACCATGAACGAGTGGGGCAAGGCCATGTACGTGACGCCGGGAGTGATCGTCGACGGGAAGCTGGTCACCAACGACCTGGTCGACATCAACCTGGGCATCCGCATCATGCTCGGCAGCTCCTTCTACGACGACTGGGTCAACGAGCAGCCTTTCGTCACGCACGACCCGCTGGGCAACCCGGTCGACATGCGCCACCCGTGGAACCAGACCACCGTCCCGGTGCCGCAGAAGCGGGAGTTCGACGGGAACTACAGCTGGGTGATGAGCCCGCGCTGGTACCACAAGGAGACGGACAAGCACCTCGCGCTGGACACCGGCGGCGGCCCGCTGGCGCGGCTGTGGTCGACCGCGCTGAGCGGCCTGGTCGACACCCGGTACGTCTCGTCGGGCGGAGGAAGCGTCCGTATCCAGCTCCCCAAGGGCGAGTCGCTGCCGGAGACCACGCTGGAGTGGCGCATCCCGCAGTGGAGCAACACCATCGAGCGCGGCCGCGCCCGGCCCTACTTCGTGGCCTACGCGGCCGCGATGGCGCTCCAGTTCCTGGAGGAGTCCATGGAGCTGCTGCGGGCGGGCGAGACCAAGGTGTTCCAGGACTTCGAGGTCCCGGACGAGGCGATCGGCTGCGGCTTCCACGAAGCCGTGCGCGGGGTCCTCTCGCACCACCTGGTGATCAAGGACAAGAAGATCGCCAACTACCACCCGTACCCGCCGACCCCGTGGAACGCCAGCCCCCGCGACATCTACGGCACCCCCGGCCCGTACGAGGACGCCGTCCAGGGGCAGCCGATCTTCGAGGAGAACGGTCCGGACGACTTCAAGGGCGTCGACATCATGCGCACCGTGCGCAGCTTCGACCCCTGTCTGCCGTGCGGTGTCCACATGTACATGGGCAAGGGCAAGACGCTGAACGTCGTGCACTCCCCCACCTACGGCGCGAACCATGGCTGA
- a CDS encoding NifU family protein, with protein MADGARIADPAVEARLARLDELLERLESGGESAEALESVGLLTEVYGEALARMLDGADAALLDRVTGDELLAHLLVLHSLHPDPPQRRAERAVERLRPAVRERGGDLEWLGVEGDVARVRVDPGGGGCGSGCGAGGGDVTEVVRATVLAAAPELRAVEAVTAERAKPPAFVPLATLTTRRGAERPQEAR; from the coding sequence ATGGCTGACGGCGCCCGGATCGCCGACCCGGCCGTCGAGGCCCGCCTGGCCCGGCTGGACGAGCTGCTGGAGCGGCTGGAGTCCGGCGGCGAGTCGGCCGAGGCGCTGGAGTCGGTGGGCCTGCTGACCGAGGTGTACGGCGAGGCGCTGGCCCGGATGCTGGACGGCGCCGACGCCGCCCTGCTGGACCGGGTGACCGGCGACGAACTGCTGGCGCATCTGCTGGTGCTGCACTCCCTGCACCCCGACCCGCCGCAGCGGCGCGCCGAGCGTGCGGTGGAGCGGTTGCGGCCTGCCGTGCGCGAGCGCGGCGGGGACCTGGAGTGGCTGGGCGTCGAGGGTGACGTGGCCCGTGTCCGGGTCGACCCGGGCGGCGGTGGCTGCGGCTCCGGGTGCGGTGCGGGTGGCGGGGACGTGACCGAGGTGGTGCGGGCGACCGTGCTGGCCGCCGCGCCGGAGCTACGGGCGGTGGAGGCCGTCACGGCCGAGCGGGCGAAGCCGCCCGCCTTCGTGCCGCTCGCCACGCTCACCACCCGGCGGGGCGCGGAGCGGCCGCAGGAGGCCCGGTGA
- a CDS encoding DUF5947 family protein: MSGALARLIRSGPALAGAGRPEVCELCAAPVAEEHPHLFEAAADAVRCVCGPCSVLFSEQGAGGGRYRPVPRRRVRLAPVDTAALGVPVGLVFFVPRTDGTVTAQGPSPAGAMRWEVDADAWHGLAATCPQLASVVPDVEALLINTVRGQKEHWIVPVDDCFRMIALVRTEWRGLSGGGRVWPVVEQFFAELTERS; encoded by the coding sequence GTGAGCGGGGCGCTGGCCCGGCTGATCCGCTCCGGCCCGGCCCTGGCCGGGGCCGGGCGGCCGGAGGTCTGCGAGCTGTGTGCCGCGCCGGTGGCCGAGGAGCATCCGCATCTGTTCGAGGCGGCGGCCGACGCGGTCCGCTGTGTCTGCGGTCCCTGCTCGGTGCTGTTCTCAGAGCAGGGGGCGGGCGGTGGCCGCTACCGGCCGGTGCCGCGGCGCCGGGTGCGGCTCGCACCGGTCGACACGGCCGCGCTGGGCGTGCCGGTGGGTCTGGTGTTCTTCGTGCCGCGCACCGACGGCACCGTCACCGCGCAGGGGCCGAGCCCGGCCGGGGCCATGCGGTGGGAGGTGGACGCGGACGCCTGGCACGGACTGGCCGCCACGTGTCCGCAGCTCGCCTCCGTGGTACCCGACGTGGAGGCGCTGCTGATCAACACGGTACGCGGCCAGAAGGAGCACTGGATCGTACCGGTCGACGACTGCTTCCGGATGATCGCCCTGGTCCGCACGGAGTGGCGGGGGCTGTCCGGCGGCGGCCGGGTGTGGCCGGTCGTCGAACAGTTCTTCGCGGAGCTCACCGAGCGTTCGTGA